ATGACCACATGGACAAATCCGTGGAAAAAAAGAGTTAAAAGATGAAATTCTCAGTATTTTTCAAGTATttactgaatgattattagatacatCGATGTCAGTTTTGGGTTGAGGTGGTTGAGACGTGTcctcaccactttttgaaatagcttttgacaggtatgtgtataatctagatgaaacatctccagttcttgagtaggagtttctatttcatctgtATGTGTTTCGACTGGTGTTCTggtgctggaatgtgttattttgaatgttatgataAGTGTTTGTTGCGGCTGTTATCAGTGTCGTTTAGCTTCAGCAGTTTTTCCGCAGCTTGCGCTCTTTTCTGTGTCCCCCGTTGTGATGGTCTTCTCGGccgtattgtttgtgtgtatgcagagtgtgtgttgtctttttctcttttctccctctctcttaatcGCTCTCAGGTGTGCTTAACCAggtgagctgattgttgatgACATGTGTGTTTCCTCCCTATATAAACTGAGTGTTTAATGGCTGGGTTGTGTGATGGGATACAGGTGTCATCTTGTTTACAGGTGCATATTGAAATTTTTCCGGTTCCTGCTgatggactggactggactggactggactggactggactggactggactggactggactggactgctctgctctgctctgctGCTGGAGTGGAGCTGAATTTGTGTTTGTAGCTGTCTGAATTTCGGGGTTTGCTGtttttcatacacagaactgtcaataaatgtgtctgtgtttccgcTACTCTCTCTCCCTGCATCTGTTGTTGCAGTTTTAAAGTGTAAGACCGATCCAATGTCATACAGATGCAATcttgctttattaaaataaagttatatttgggtgaattataaCCTCTAAAAACTAGAGAAAAAAAGTTACCACTTGATCAATCAGTCATGTTCTTAATCAtctactgactaacaaaatcTCAAGACTGATAGTGGCAGATGTAGAGATGAAATTACCatcttatgtgaaatatttaggtGCTTGAATCGGTCATTAAGAATGACTGTTGATTGAAACAGTTCATTTAAAAGAATTGTTTACTGTGCATAGCATCATTAATATTCAGTGAGTTTTGCAGCACTGTCCCCCACAGTACAATgttctgtacagtttatttttatttagacctAATGGTGTAAATCTTTGCTTTCAAATGGCTTATTCCAGCTGTTATAAAGGTGATAGGCATACAGGACTTCATTTGCATAATAACATGGGATATGCATCCATAGGTacacttaacaaaataaaaatttctggCCTGCATGAGGTGGTGACGTTTAGTCCAGATTGCTGGTTCTATATGTCAAGctaaggaacatttagaatttgttgatgtgtttaatagacaatgtcttggtCCACTGGAGATATACTGTACAATTatttacttgatttttttttacattttggcaaatcagtagcaaaatggCTACTATGGAAATTCAGTTGTATTCAGTTGAAAATCAAtggacatttgtaatttgatagtgactccaattaatgaactagtacgtgttgcaatgaagcttggtaccttAATCCATAAGAACTACACGTGGCCATCACTGACactttggtgttgccacccctcatagtctgcATATCATCCCCTTGACACCCTACATAAAACATTTCTAGATCTGCCCCTGCTCTGCAACAAGGAGGCTTTTAAACTatcccaaatactatccttttacTTATTGGACattaattgaaaaatgttttatttagtcacctttaatcatgtttttattttttgcctctatgtaaatgtaataatttcagggattctcattaacTAGGCTACATATATTTGCAACAATTTAGAAGTTATTGAGCCCCTTTGTACCCTAccaacagggttgggagggttacttttgaaatgtattccacgacagattacagaatacatgctgtaaaatgtaatttgtagcatattctgttagattactcaaggtcagtaatgtattctaaatactttggattacttcttcagtactggtagatttttttcacttgttttgactataaaaactctgccagtacagtaagacaaaatacacatgttaaaaatacaatctctgaaaaacctaaatatcttgtgcaaagttgtttctttttttttctcccaaattggaatgcccaatttctgcgtgtggaggcttcactctattctcagTAGCatccgcacaactcaccatgcgccccactgaaagtgaaccacattatagtgaccacaaggagattaccccatgtaactctaccctccctagcaaccgggccaatttggttgcttagtaggcctgactggagtcactcagcacgccctggatttgaactcacaactccaggggtgctagtcaATGTCTTTAATCTCTGAGCTAACCTTCTATGAGTAAGGATGTTTTGAGATGTTtagaggaaaacaatacaaaaattattatcaagaatacaatttttgccctaatatcaaaggtcttaaaagaaaaaagaaattattatccaacatgaattttcttaataaaacaaatatgatcatgcctggtaacatgtgcatgtaaaatggctagaaatagcattttagcgaAGCGtgaatctgacaatttacacaaggtttatttctgtttcttcagctccaaacttacttctctgtctgctcatatgaatgtaacacatcataagaaggTGTTTCACcggttcaaatgcacttttgataaCATTATTTAGATGTATAAACGTTTTCCATCTgaacatgtattccgttacatgTACTACCCAACACTGCCTTAAAAGAATGTTATTCTAATTCAAAGAGTGCAGAGTGGTTTTAATAACTGTAAACTATACTTGAGAAAAAGATCAGTTTCttaaatgttacttttttattattatttctgtctgTGCATTGCTCTCAGTCTGGTTTCATCAGTCGTTTTGGAGAGAAGCAGAGCCTTGAAGACCAGGCGAAGATGGCGTGCTGCTGGTCACTCCTCTTGCTGTGTGTTGGGATCCTAACCTACTTTGTTTGGGCAAGAAGGAAAACTTAGACTACAGCGCCATCTGCTGGGAATATGTGCCAAGTAAACCCTTTTGAATGCCAGGGACATCCATGATTGGTTGGGTTGAGCTAGTAGAGATATTTAGGCCAACAAATAGGACTgttatttaaactataaactgaATTTATACAATGTTGCATAATCCTGAAACATTACAGGAAATTTCCCCTTTAGTCACTTTGTAAACCATATTCGTTTTAACAGCCTTGTATATAGAGCCTAAAATCCAGTTATGATTTATAATCTATTTTCAATCTAACATGTGGACACATGACTGATGGTATGTTTCTCATTCTTAAATTACCTTTGATCTAAAAGGTATATGCTTAAATGCTCAGAATTATTTGTAAACTTATTCTTGCATATATGCATTACTTTACAAAACTTGAtttctgacatttttaaattagatGACCTAGATACTGAATGAAAAGCATCAAAGTGGGCAGCATTAATTATGATTTATGTATAACTCtgtagcaaataaaaaaaatactatgtGAATATCTCAATAGTAGATTTACAGCATGCTTTACTGTAATACTGGCTACTTCCAtactaaaatgggtttaacatttaatttactATAAAATTACCATCATTTGATGCGATTTAGATATGGAAAATAAGCAAGCCTAGGGGTGTCTAAATATTTTTACTGGTACTACATGTTTTCTTCTGGTGTGAGACCATGTGTTAATTATGTTGATGTCTACAGACAAACCCTAAAAACAGGTTTGGCAAGGatctttcaacagtgtttgagAACAGTAATGACAATCTTTAAAATGATTGGTTAAATTCTTTGTATGCGCAAATCAATTTCAATTACTAGgagacatttaaaacaaaagaaaaagcctTTTAATGACATCTGTACAAACAAGAGGCAAACACAGCAGAAGTGAAAACACTTAAAAGAAAACATTGAGCTTTGGAAAGGTTCTTTTAGGCCAGCAAAATTATATAGCTCAGAAAAACGTACACACACGCATCTTAAAGAGATTTAAGCCAgctcttcctctccctcttccTCAAACTCGCCCTCCTCCTCAGCAGTTGCATCCTGGTACTGCTGGTACTCCGACACCAGGTCATTCATGTTGCTCTCTGCCTCGGTGAACTCCATCTCATCCATACCTTCTCCTGTGTACCAATGGAGAAAAGCCTTGCGCCTGAACATGGCAGTGAACTGCTCAGAGATGCGCTTAAAGAGCTCCTGGATGGCCGTGCTGTTGCCGATGAAGGTAGCAGCCATCTTGAGTCCCCTGGGTGGGATGTCGCATACTGCAGTCTTGACGTTGTTGGGGATCCATTCAACGAAGTAGCTGCTGTTCTTGTTCTGAACGTTCAGCATCTGCTCATCCACCTCCTTCATTGACATGCGGCCACGGAAAATGGCGGCAACTGTGAGATAGCGCCCGTGGCGTGGGTCACAGGCAGCCATCATGTTCTTGGCATCAAACATCTGCTGTGTGAGCTCTGGTACGGTTAGGGAGCGGTACTGCTGGCTCCCTCTGCTGGTCAGAGGAGCGAAGCCAGGCATGAAGAAATGGAGACGGGGGAAGGGCACCATGTTCACAGCCAGCTTACGGAGGTCAGCGTTGAGCTGGCCAGGGAACCGGAGGCAGGTTGTTACACCACTCATGGTGGCAGAGACGAGATGATTGAGGTCACCGTATGATGGTGTGGTAAGTTTAAGGGTGCGGAAGCAGATATCGTACAAAGCTTCATTGTCAATACAGAAGGTCTCGTCTGTATTCTCAACCAGTTGGTGGACAGACAATGTGGCATTGTAAGGCTCTACCACGGTGTCGGACACCTTAGGAGAGGGCACCACGCTGAAGGTGTTCATGATACGGTCTGGGTACTCTTCACGGATCTTGCTAATGAGGAGGGTACCCATACCAGACCCAGTGCCTCCACCCAGAGAGTGGGTGAGCTGGAAGCCCTGCAGGCAGTCACAACTTTCTGCCTCTTTGCGAACAACATCTAGGACAGAGTCCACCAACTCTGCTCCTTCTGTGTAATGGCCTTTGGCCCAGTTGTTTCCAGCACCACTCTGACCTGTTGGATTAGCCAGAACATTTAAACTTCATTTTCAGCAAATACAAAgaaattaaatgattttataatacaattaaataataataccaaCCAAAAACAAAGTTGTCTGGTCTAAAGATTTGACCAAAGGGCCCAGACCTCACAGAGTCCATGGTACCTGGTTCCAAGTCCACCAACACAGCACGGGGAACATATTTGCCACCTAAAATGAAGTTCCACAAACAGGTTAAGAAAGATTTTGCATTTAATGCGATGAACTCAAAGTAACCATCTGTGTATTTACCCGATGCTTCGTTGTAGTAAACATTGATCCTGTCGAGTTGAAGATCGCTGTCTCCATGGTATGTGCCagtgggatcaattccatgctcATCACTGATAACCTCCCAGAACTACAGAATGATATAATAAATTCATGAATTAATTTGATGGTAAATGATATACAACTAATTTGTATCTGTGGTAACAAATAATGAAAGAGGTTGCTGAATGTTTAACTCGTACATTTTGTAAATTGCAAGACAACGAATTATTTCAGAACCTATCCAAATGTGTACCATGCTTTTATAACCCAGAGTTTCATACGGTCGCCAACTGTTCTTACAAACTTCTACACGTTTAGAACAATCTGCATGCCTTATATAGGCCTACTGAATATTGTAGgttatatttgtgaaatgtttcccattacttgttattctttttaaaatcattCCTTCTGAAAAAACGCGCGCGCGGCAGGCACACCGGTTGGTTGAAATCCATCTGCcgcgaatttttttttttaattctgcctACGTCATAAACATACGCATCACTTCCGGCGAAATTTGCTGCGCGCTAACGCCTCATTGATTTTTTCTGTGGGgtggggggagagagagaagcgGTGGTGCCTTGGAAAAAAAGCAAATCTTCCAATATACAAATCTAAATTATCGCATTTATATTATGCCAAAATACCTTTTAAGTACAGAAATGTTGAAAACACGGGGTTATGACAGTATTTAGAGTGCGCTAAATCGTTTATCCTTTTGACGCATTGCAGTACGACTCACAATGGGAAGTTCCAGACAGATGCCGCATTGACAGTAGGCACGAAAACCCTCGGTTTGGAAAATAAACAGTGACTTACATAAGTAAAAACCTTTCACACGGTTTACGTGtttctattttaaattaaaacgaGGAAGCACATGGCTGACCCAGTTTCCATTCAAACGAGATCGGATCAGAATATTCGCTTTTGGGCTACACAAATGCTGAAACGTCATTTACTTTCTCCTTAATTGTGAGCAAAAATAATTAGAACAGGACGTTTGTCATTTCATAATCACCCTAAATATTAACTCGAAATGCTGACATTTTCAATAAagacttttaatttaaaatcaaatgaagcaataataataataatttaaaaaaaacacacacagaccttTGCTCCAATTTGATTACCGCATTGTCCGGCCTGAAGATGCACGATTtccctcatttttttttttactcgacAGCACAAAGACTTATAATGCAAGAaccctttttctttttgtgctgaaGACTGGCACAACCCCCCTATTAATAGACTCCACATCCCCCGCCCCTGACTCTATACGTTGGTATGTATCAGCATGCCATTGGCTGGATTTTCAAAAAGCCCACCCTAAAGAATCCATGTGTCCAATCACAACAGAGAAAGAAAACGCTGATAGGCTCTAATCGACTATCGCTCAAATTTTATGGCAACGTATGATTTTCGTCTACGGTAACAGCTTGTTCTGTCTGTGGAGGAAAGAAAGAACATAGTTGGCATACAACAGAAGCAAAGTCCTGTAATGAAGCTCACATATGAAAAACTGTATATCGCACACAAGTGGCGGAAACACTTGTTCTTTATGGCAGTAAAATACTATATGTGCCACTGCAGGCTTTTCTGCTCAAGGCTCATTCTACAGCTCAATAAAATAACAGGAAGTGGAGTcgagttttattattattctttttacaGGCCAAGAAAAAAGAACACAATACCAAAACTGCAGCCTTGGGACATAATAAACAATAAGCAAAAAACAGTCATTTGTATTCATAGAtggacattgaagatgctaacaCTTTTGCACAAAAGCAGCTAAATGCATATTCCCAAATCCAAATGTATTAACATTATTATGGGAAAAGATTTTACGTCAATGTGGTTTTACATTGCTGTGGCTACCTTGGGTAGTCCTTATATCCATTGCGTATTTCACAGATCTTTTCTCCATTTTCAGGCTATGGCATGTAATCATAAATGCGACCACATCACAAACAatgcagagaaaatggaagaTTCCATTCTGAGAAGCACACTTTTCCTTTGGTCGGGCCAGACTGCGAATCATGTGAAGAATACCAAACACCAGCCAGAAATTGACCTGCATTGGACATAGATGTTTATAAGGTGTACACAGCCTAATTGAAAAATGACTCTATATACACCTTTTATGATATCAATAAAGCTCCTTGAATatgttttttgtgtctgtctgtatgtatttgTGATTTATGAGTGGTTTCATGTTTCACTGGCAAACAAACCCTGGTATGGGTGCAGTTGGATTATTCAAAACTAATCTTAATGTAGGAAAGGGAATGCATGGTAATATAATATCTGCCCTGACACAGTTGCGTGAGTGACTTAGACTGAGAGAATGAGGGTTTGCCCCAGTTCTCCTGTTGTGTCATGGGCAAAGGCCTTAGGAGTTTTACTGTGATGACCAGACAAGATGGCAGATACTGTTGCAGAAGCAGATGGCACCCCAGTGCTTTTGTGATTTGGATTATTTGAAGTGAGGCGAGCTGTACTTACAATAGTTGCTCATACTGTATCACAGCAATCC
This window of the Xyrauchen texanus isolate HMW12.3.18 chromosome 27, RBS_HiC_50CHRs, whole genome shotgun sequence genome carries:
- the tubb2b gene encoding tubulin beta-2b chain, giving the protein MREIVHLQAGQCGNQIGAKFWEVISDEHGIDPTGTYHGDSDLQLDRINVYYNEASGGKYVPRAVLVDLEPGTMDSVRSGPFGQIFRPDNFVFGQSGAGNNWAKGHYTEGAELVDSVLDVVRKEAESCDCLQGFQLTHSLGGGTGSGMGTLLISKIREEYPDRIMNTFSVVPSPKVSDTVVEPYNATLSVHQLVENTDETFCIDNEALYDICFRTLKLTTPSYGDLNHLVSATMSGVTTCLRFPGQLNADLRKLAVNMVPFPRLHFFMPGFAPLTSRGSQQYRSLTVPELTQQMFDAKNMMAACDPRHGRYLTVAAIFRGRMSMKEVDEQMLNVQNKNSSYFVEWIPNNVKTAVCDIPPRGLKMAATFIGNSTAIQELFKRISEQFTAMFRRKAFLHWYTGEGMDEMEFTEAESNMNDLVSEYQQYQDATAEEEGEFEEEGEEELA